A part of Pseudoalteromonas arctica A 37-1-2 genomic DNA contains:
- a CDS encoding DUF2147 domain-containing protein, producing the protein MKNLNKLALLSTLAATIFASQGVFAAITPVGLWKTIDEDTNQAKSYVRITQTNGVLSGKVETILNPAKQNDICSKCDNELKDQPILGMTIITGVKAQDDGVWGDGEILDPTNGKTYTLQLTPQDEGKKLEVRGYIGFFYRNQYWLKVE; encoded by the coding sequence ATGAAAAATTTAAATAAATTAGCATTACTTAGCACGTTAGCAGCCACCATTTTTGCAAGCCAAGGTGTGTTTGCTGCTATTACGCCTGTAGGGCTTTGGAAAACTATTGATGAGGATACAAACCAAGCTAAGTCGTATGTACGTATTACCCAAACCAACGGTGTATTAAGCGGCAAAGTTGAAACCATTCTTAACCCGGCAAAACAAAACGATATATGCAGTAAGTGTGATAATGAGCTAAAAGATCAGCCTATTTTAGGAATGACTATAATCACGGGTGTAAAAGCACAAGATGATGGCGTTTGGGGAGACGGTGAAATACTCGATCCAACAAATGGTAAAACCTACACTTTACAACTAACCCCGCAAGATGAAGGTAAAAAGCTCGAGGTACGCGGCTACATTGGCTTTTTTTATCGAAACCAATATTGGCTAAAAGTAGAGTAA
- a CDS encoding DUF4153 domain-containing protein, with the protein MDSQLPKSFIIILAVLQAIALTLLYSSIENNVWPATSPTWLVSLITFSMSFPLLMLMTVNKNNIKTSLLLILPFSLLLSLLGAYVGFQQEPQEYVSNNTLMSVFIFTSLIAGFKGLMYIQQFGSSENVSYSRLFKLSWRNFIIFGECWLFVLIFWGILNLGAALFDILDIEFFSELLRNEWFWIPTLTLAFAFASVIFRKLLNIEDNIAFLLQTLIKFLLPVLSVISLGFLATLPFTGLNKLWETGSGSLLVMWLQVLTLFFVNTVYKDDSSVRPYHMLLHRLVFISVALLPVYSVISAYGIYLRVEQHGLTVDRCWGILIWFLLACFSFSYLVGIITKRDNWLEPLSKINIVMGWVVLVSMLAVNSPLLNFQSLSTNSQIARLDADKVTIEKFDYYYFEHSLGRQGYLAMQLLKQKIETSHPEQYAIIDRMYVNNEFALTLEHTVDDFIERSVFWPSQALIPQGLIEAVFSEQHFYDRNSLKEHTYYFIGMDLNKDDELDFIVIDESNENISAYFWLFDMGKWRSRYMNVENPEEIRYLKSMIDNNELSLVEPEYSNLKIGDVVFKVR; encoded by the coding sequence ATGGATAGTCAGTTACCAAAATCTTTTATAATTATACTTGCCGTATTACAGGCTATTGCTCTTACCCTTTTGTATAGCAGTATAGAAAATAATGTGTGGCCAGCAACAAGCCCTACATGGTTAGTCTCACTTATTACATTTTCTATGAGCTTTCCTTTATTAATGCTAATGACCGTTAATAAAAATAATATAAAAACGTCGTTGCTTTTAATCCTTCCTTTTTCCTTGTTGTTATCTTTATTGGGGGCGTATGTTGGCTTTCAGCAAGAGCCTCAAGAGTACGTAAGTAATAACACTTTAATGTCAGTTTTTATTTTTACTAGTTTAATTGCTGGCTTTAAAGGCCTTATGTACATACAACAATTTGGTAGCTCAGAAAATGTTAGTTACAGTCGTTTATTTAAGCTCTCTTGGCGTAATTTTATAATATTTGGAGAATGCTGGCTGTTTGTACTTATTTTTTGGGGAATTCTAAATTTAGGTGCGGCTTTATTTGATATTTTAGATATAGAATTTTTCTCTGAGCTACTAAGAAATGAATGGTTTTGGATCCCAACCTTAACGCTCGCATTTGCCTTTGCGAGTGTCATATTTAGAAAGCTTTTGAACATTGAAGATAATATCGCTTTTTTACTACAAACTTTAATTAAGTTTTTATTGCCTGTTTTATCAGTTATTTCTCTCGGTTTTTTAGCAACACTTCCTTTTACCGGACTCAATAAATTATGGGAGACCGGAAGTGGCAGTTTATTAGTAATGTGGCTGCAGGTGCTCACGTTGTTTTTTGTTAACACTGTTTATAAAGATGACTCATCAGTTCGCCCTTATCACATGCTCTTGCACCGACTCGTTTTTATAAGCGTTGCGTTACTTCCAGTTTATAGTGTTATTTCTGCCTATGGAATTTACTTACGGGTAGAGCAGCATGGGCTAACAGTAGATCGTTGTTGGGGCATTTTGATTTGGTTTTTATTGGCGTGTTTTTCGTTTAGTTATCTTGTTGGAATTATAACAAAGCGAGACAATTGGCTAGAGCCGCTTAGCAAAATAAATATTGTGATGGGGTGGGTGGTGCTCGTTAGTATGCTTGCTGTTAACTCCCCTTTATTAAATTTTCAAAGCTTATCTACAAACAGCCAAATAGCGCGTTTAGATGCAGATAAAGTAACAATAGAAAAGTTTGACTATTACTATTTTGAGCACAGCTTAGGTCGCCAAGGTTATTTAGCTATGCAGTTATTAAAACAGAAAATTGAAACGAGTCACCCAGAGCAATACGCTATCATCGATAGGATGTATGTAAATAATGAGTTTGCTTTAACGCTTGAACACACAGTCGATGATTTTATTGAGCGCAGTGTATTTTGGCCATCACAAGCGCTAATACCTCAAGGTTTAATAGAGGCAGTATTTTCTGAACAACATTTTTACGATCGTAACTCTTTAAAAGAACATACTTACTATTTCATTGGCATGGATTTAAACAAAGATGATGAACTCGATTTTATAGTGATTGACGAAAGTAATGAAAATATATCCGCATATTTTTGGTTATTCGACATGGGTAAGTGGCGCTCAAGGTATATGAATGTCGAAAATCCTGAAGAGATTAGATACCTTAAAAGCATGATTGATAATAACGAATTATCTTTAGTTGAGCCTGAATATTCAAATCTAAAAATAGGGGATGTTGTTTTTAAAGTGAGGTAA
- a CDS encoding tRNA1(Val) (adenine(37)-N6)-methyltransferase translates to MSGFVFKQFKVEHDHCAMKVSTDGILLGAWANLSGAKSLLDIGTGTGLLALMCKQRSNELDITAVEIDESAYTQALQNIANSPWPAISIKHQTIQRFNSAVKFDVVISNPPYFNHSLKGDNVARNTARHTDGLSFEELINAFKRLSHGGSRFSLILPSVESVLFIELATQNGLYLNTHCQVKATPNKDISRSLMTFSYVKSDIESSILCIRNLDNTYTADYIALCKAFYLKM, encoded by the coding sequence ATGTCTGGTTTTGTATTTAAACAATTTAAAGTTGAACACGACCACTGTGCAATGAAAGTTTCTACCGATGGTATTTTGCTTGGTGCATGGGCTAATTTAAGCGGTGCAAAGTCGTTACTTGATATAGGCACAGGCACCGGCTTGTTAGCACTAATGTGTAAGCAGCGCAGTAATGAGCTTGATATAACTGCGGTAGAAATTGACGAAAGCGCCTATACCCAAGCACTACAAAATATTGCTAATAGCCCGTGGCCAGCAATAAGTATTAAGCACCAAACTATTCAACGCTTTAATAGTGCAGTTAAGTTTGATGTTGTTATCTCTAATCCGCCGTATTTTAATCACAGTTTAAAAGGCGATAATGTTGCGCGTAATACCGCACGCCATACCGACGGCCTAAGTTTTGAAGAGTTAATTAATGCGTTTAAACGTTTGAGCCATGGTGGTTCTCGCTTTAGCTTAATACTCCCAAGCGTTGAAAGCGTATTATTTATTGAGCTTGCTACTCAAAATGGGCTTTATTTAAATACTCATTGCCAAGTAAAAGCCACGCCCAACAAAGATATTAGCCGCAGTTTAATGACATTTAGCTACGTAAAAAGCGATATAGAATCATCAATTCTGTGTATTAGAAATTTAGATAATACCTACACTGCTGATTATATAGCCCTGTGCAAAGCATTTTATTTGAAAATGTGA
- the srmB gene encoding ATP-dependent RNA helicase SrmB → MQFSEFDLDNKLLDAINKMGYETPTSIQQQAIPEALQGRDILASAPTGTGKTAAFLIPAIQYLLDFPRRDPGFARVLVMTPTRELAYQIHEQCELLAKRTHLKIGVVTGGINYGTHKEIFEKNNDILIATPGRLMEYLETENFHAEHVEMLIIDEADRMLDMGFKKEMSRICDEAKNRRQCFLFSATLEGDSVERFAEKTLNDPALLEAESSRKEKAKIHQWVHLADDYHHKLELLVNTLKNPDVTKAIVFVKTRERLETLIGELTTNDVKAAWLRGEMPQDKRMKAMENFHSGKTSILVATDVAARGIDVSDISHVINFDMPRTADVYVHRIGRTGRAGKKGIAISLVEAHDIGILYKVERYVEQKLKRRVIRGVEPQHKEAKPPAKKRKDPVKMKAKKKAKVKKKK, encoded by the coding sequence ATGCAATTTTCTGAATTTGATCTTGATAACAAGCTACTCGATGCCATTAATAAAATGGGCTACGAGACGCCAACCAGCATTCAACAACAAGCTATTCCTGAAGCACTACAGGGGCGCGACATTTTAGCATCTGCGCCTACTGGTACAGGTAAAACGGCGGCATTTTTAATTCCGGCTATTCAGTACTTACTGGATTTCCCACGTCGTGACCCTGGTTTTGCGCGCGTACTCGTTATGACCCCGACTCGTGAGTTGGCTTATCAAATTCATGAACAATGTGAACTGCTAGCTAAACGCACACACCTAAAAATTGGTGTAGTAACAGGCGGTATTAACTACGGCACGCATAAAGAAATTTTTGAAAAAAATAACGATATTTTAATCGCCACACCAGGTCGATTAATGGAATACCTAGAAACCGAAAACTTTCATGCTGAACACGTAGAAATGCTTATTATTGATGAAGCAGATCGCATGTTAGATATGGGTTTCAAAAAAGAAATGAGCCGTATTTGTGACGAAGCTAAAAATCGTCGCCAATGTTTTTTATTCTCAGCAACACTTGAAGGTGACAGCGTAGAAAGGTTTGCTGAAAAAACATTAAACGACCCAGCACTGCTTGAAGCTGAATCGTCACGTAAAGAAAAAGCTAAAATTCACCAATGGGTACATTTAGCCGACGATTATCATCACAAACTTGAGTTATTAGTTAATACGCTAAAAAATCCTGACGTAACTAAAGCCATTGTGTTTGTTAAAACTCGCGAACGCTTAGAAACATTGATTGGCGAACTTACAACTAATGATGTAAAAGCAGCGTGGTTACGCGGCGAAATGCCGCAAGACAAGCGTATGAAAGCCATGGAAAACTTCCACAGTGGCAAAACAAGCATATTAGTTGCTACCGACGTAGCTGCACGTGGTATTGATGTATCTGACATCAGCCACGTTATTAACTTTGATATGCCGCGTACTGCCGACGTATATGTACACCGTATTGGTCGTACTGGCCGTGCTGGTAAAAAAGGGATAGCAATATCGCTAGTTGAAGCACACGATATTGGTATTTTATATAAAGTAGAGCGCTACGTTGAACAAAAATTAAAACGCCGTGTAATTAGAGGTGTTGAGCCACAGCATAAAGAAGCTAAGCCACCGGCTAAAAAGCGTAAAGATCCAGTAAAAATGAAAGCCAAGAAAAAGGCTAAGGTTAAAAAGAAAAAGTAA
- a CDS encoding BON domain-containing protein — protein sequence MNRFKLTIALVSFCCLFLLACATKVSAATNMAVVSSVATQPNLQQAITNTLRTNPNLALSDIRVQVKNGEVDLYGEAQTGFQRALAQKFLENMDGVKIIRNKISVI from the coding sequence ATGAACCGCTTCAAGTTAACTATCGCTTTAGTATCATTTTGTTGTTTATTTTTATTAGCTTGCGCTACAAAAGTAAGTGCAGCAACCAACATGGCCGTAGTAAGCAGTGTAGCCACTCAACCTAACTTACAACAAGCTATCACCAACACCCTACGAACTAATCCTAACCTAGCGTTAAGTGATATTCGTGTGCAGGTAAAAAATGGTGAAGTAGATTTATACGGTGAAGCACAAACTGGTTTTCAGCGCGCACTAGCTCAAAAGTTTTTAGAAAATATGGATGGGGTTAAAATCATTCGTAATAAAATTAGCGTTATTTAA
- a CDS encoding mechanosensitive ion channel family protein: MISIPSIDEAEKLIEEKLGGWFDIVISHIPNFIVAILIAIVFSILARFAGKLMKNVLRRSLDSKQIADLMASIFKVIVLCIGLFIALDFVGLKGTVTSLLAGAGIVGLAIGFAFQDMTENLIAGIAMGVRKPFKTGDVIETDDVFGSIHSINLRNTLIESFYGQLILVPNKVLFRNVLKNYTTLGVRRIEVPVGISYGDDIEKAKDVIVEKINEFDFVIRKDETAVYAEGFGDSSINLLVWFWIKYPGEPDFMTVRHKGVVAVKQALDEADISIPFPIRTLDFGIKGGEKLDAMISDKISPQSSNKDSSDGTDSNQSE, encoded by the coding sequence ATGATCAGCATTCCGTCAATTGACGAAGCCGAAAAACTAATAGAAGAAAAGCTCGGAGGCTGGTTTGATATTGTTATCAGCCATATCCCTAATTTTATAGTTGCGATACTGATCGCAATTGTGTTTTCAATATTGGCACGCTTTGCTGGCAAGCTGATGAAAAACGTATTACGCCGCTCACTCGACTCAAAACAAATTGCCGACTTAATGGCGTCAATTTTTAAAGTTATTGTGTTGTGCATAGGTTTATTTATAGCGCTCGATTTTGTTGGCTTAAAAGGCACCGTTACTTCGCTACTTGCTGGTGCAGGTATTGTGGGTTTGGCCATTGGTTTTGCGTTTCAAGACATGACCGAAAACCTAATAGCTGGTATAGCAATGGGTGTACGTAAGCCATTTAAAACAGGTGACGTAATAGAAACCGATGATGTGTTTGGTTCGATACATTCTATAAACCTACGTAACACGCTAATAGAGAGCTTTTACGGGCAATTAATACTTGTGCCAAATAAAGTCTTATTTAGAAATGTATTAAAAAATTACACCACTTTAGGTGTTAGGCGCATAGAAGTACCAGTGGGTATTTCGTACGGTGACGACATAGAAAAAGCAAAAGACGTCATAGTCGAAAAAATTAACGAATTTGACTTTGTAATACGCAAAGACGAAACCGCCGTATACGCTGAAGGCTTTGGTGACAGCAGCATCAACTTACTGGTGTGGTTTTGGATTAAATACCCAGGCGAGCCTGATTTTATGACGGTGCGCCATAAAGGTGTTGTTGCCGTTAAGCAAGCACTAGACGAAGCTGACATTAGCATTCCATTCCCAATTCGTACTTTAGATTTTGGTATTAAAGGCGGCGAAAAACTCGATGCCATGATAAGCGACAAAATAAGCCCGCAGTCATCAAATAAAGACAGTAGCGACGGCACTGACTCTAACCAAAGTGAGTAA
- the yaaA gene encoding peroxide stress protein YaaA has product MITVISPAKNLDYETPPATDKFTQPELLEHSEELMKVCRELTPAQIGSLMKISDKLSGLNAARFSEWAQPFTQSNAKQAALAFNGDVYGGLDASTLKASELDYAQNHLRILSGLYGLLKPLDLMQAYRLEMGTKLENSRGKNLYEFWGSVIANKLNDVLKAQDAQYLVNLASNEYFKAVDKKALNAQIITPHFKDCKNGQYKVISFYAKKARGMMARYIIENKVTQLSQLKEFTVAGYYFSPEATVKELEPVFMRDEQN; this is encoded by the coding sequence ATGATCACTGTTATTTCACCTGCAAAAAATCTTGATTACGAAACGCCACCCGCAACAGACAAGTTCACTCAGCCTGAATTACTAGAGCACAGCGAAGAGCTCATGAAAGTATGCCGTGAACTAACACCAGCGCAAATTGGCAGTTTAATGAAAATTAGCGACAAGCTATCTGGGCTTAACGCAGCACGCTTTAGTGAGTGGGCGCAGCCGTTTACACAAAGCAATGCTAAACAAGCCGCACTTGCCTTTAATGGTGATGTATATGGCGGTTTAGATGCAAGTACGCTTAAAGCTAGCGAGCTTGATTACGCACAAAACCATTTACGTATCCTTTCGGGTTTATACGGCTTATTAAAACCACTTGATTTAATGCAAGCTTACCGTCTTGAAATGGGCACCAAGCTTGAAAACTCACGTGGCAAAAACTTATACGAGTTTTGGGGCAGCGTAATAGCGAATAAACTAAACGACGTATTAAAAGCGCAAGACGCACAATATTTAGTTAACCTTGCTTCAAACGAATACTTTAAAGCGGTAGATAAAAAAGCGCTTAATGCACAAATTATTACCCCTCACTTTAAAGATTGTAAAAACGGTCAATATAAAGTAATCAGCTTTTATGCTAAAAAAGCACGCGGCATGATGGCGCGCTACATTATCGAAAATAAAGTAACGCAGTTAAGCCAACTTAAAGAGTTTACGGTAGCAGGTTATTACTTTAGCCCAGAGGCAACAGTTAAAGAGCTTGAGCCGGTATTTATGCGCGACGAACAAAATTAG
- the tal gene encoding transaldolase codes for MTSALQRLKQHSSIVADTGDIEAIKKHQPEDATTNPSLLLKASEIEAYKPYLDKAWSYAKETEQEPAKQLELACDYFAVLLGKEISAIVPGYISTEVDARLSFNTQATIDKAHTLLSLYEKEGVSKDKILIKVASTWEGIKAAEQLEKEGTKCNLTLLFSDAQARACADANVFLISPFVGRILDWHVANGMEKPTDPLQDPGVQSVRSIFEFYKRHNYKTVVMGASFRNTGEIIALTGCDKLTISPNLLEDLGNLEGAQEYLLESDVPQEPKPEPLTEAQFRWLHNQDAMATEKLAEGIRSFADAQEQLEARFKAM; via the coding sequence ATGACTTCAGCTCTACAAAGGCTAAAACAACATTCATCTATCGTAGCCGACACTGGTGATATTGAAGCTATTAAAAAGCATCAACCAGAAGATGCAACTACAAACCCGTCGCTTTTATTAAAAGCGAGCGAGATTGAAGCATATAAGCCTTACCTAGATAAAGCTTGGAGCTACGCAAAAGAAACCGAGCAAGAGCCAGCTAAACAACTTGAACTAGCATGTGATTACTTTGCCGTATTACTAGGTAAAGAAATTAGCGCTATTGTACCTGGTTATATTTCTACTGAAGTAGATGCACGCCTTTCGTTTAATACGCAAGCTACGATTGATAAAGCACATACCCTGCTTAGCCTTTACGAAAAAGAAGGTGTAAGCAAAGACAAAATTTTAATTAAAGTAGCGTCTACATGGGAAGGTATTAAAGCCGCTGAGCAGCTAGAAAAAGAAGGGACTAAATGTAACCTTACTTTATTATTTAGCGATGCCCAAGCTCGCGCGTGTGCCGATGCAAACGTATTTCTAATTTCGCCATTTGTTGGCCGTATTTTAGATTGGCACGTTGCTAACGGTATGGAAAAACCAACCGATCCGCTACAAGATCCAGGTGTTCAGTCTGTACGCAGCATTTTTGAATTTTACAAACGCCATAACTACAAAACAGTTGTGATGGGTGCAAGTTTCCGTAATACAGGCGAAATTATTGCACTTACAGGTTGTGACAAGCTAACTATTAGCCCTAATCTTTTAGAAGATTTAGGTAACCTTGAAGGCGCACAAGAATATTTGCTTGAAAGCGATGTTCCACAAGAGCCAAAACCAGAGCCATTAACAGAAGCACAGTTCCGTTGGTTACATAACCAAGATGCTATGGCTACTGAAAAACTAGCTGAAGGTATTCGCTCTTTTGCTGATGCACAAGAACAACTAGAGGCGCGCTTTAAAGCAATGTAA
- a CDS encoding DUF3545 family protein produces the protein MDSLNDILEILEGPDTTRKTSQKNKKRKWREIEAIKDKQRLRKELQELDYFTDSIAIDELDF, from the coding sequence ATGGATAGCCTAAACGATATATTAGAGATATTAGAAGGACCAGATACAACAAGGAAAACCTCTCAGAAAAATAAAAAAAGAAAATGGCGTGAAATAGAAGCAATAAAAGACAAACAGCGCCTACGTAAAGAACTACAAGAACTAGACTACTTTACAGACAGTATTGCAATTGATGAGCTCGACTTTTAA
- the ung gene encoding uracil-DNA glycosylase, with protein sequence MSDWATFLESELQQPYMQETLEYVANRSNEGVAVYPPEPQVFSAFDATALNDIRVVILGQDPYHGEGQAHGLCFSVLHDVKKLPPSLKNMYKELATDISGFVVPEHGYLQSWADQGVFLLNTVLTVEQGQAHSHKHLGWEQFTDNVIAHINKHCEGVVFILWGAHAQKKGKGIDSARHHVLKGPHPSPLSAHRGFFGCQHFSKTNELLQAQDEKPINWQV encoded by the coding sequence ATGAGCGATTGGGCTACATTTTTAGAAAGTGAATTACAGCAACCTTACATGCAGGAAACGTTAGAGTATGTGGCTAATCGAAGCAATGAAGGTGTTGCTGTTTATCCGCCTGAACCTCAAGTATTTAGTGCTTTTGATGCCACAGCACTAAATGACATCCGCGTTGTAATTTTAGGACAAGACCCATACCACGGAGAAGGGCAAGCGCATGGCTTGTGTTTTTCGGTATTGCATGATGTAAAAAAGCTGCCGCCGTCGCTTAAAAATATGTACAAAGAGTTAGCTACCGATATCAGCGGTTTTGTTGTTCCTGAGCATGGGTACCTGCAAAGCTGGGCAGATCAGGGCGTGTTTTTACTCAATACAGTATTGACCGTTGAGCAAGGGCAAGCGCATTCTCACAAGCATTTAGGATGGGAGCAATTTACCGATAATGTAATAGCGCATATTAATAAGCACTGCGAAGGTGTGGTATTTATTTTATGGGGTGCACACGCACAAAAAAAAGGTAAAGGCATAGATAGTGCTCGCCATCATGTTTTAAAAGGGCCGCACCCATCGCCGCTTTCGGCGCATAGAGGCTTTTTTGGCTGTCAGCATTTTTCAAAAACGAATGAGCTACTACAAGCCCAAGATGAAAAACCGATTAACTGGCAGGTGTAA
- a CDS encoding cobalamin-binding protein, with protein sequence MFKAFFIGLLLFSVSGSAFAEQTKDSKKLRIIALAPHIVENLFAIGAGDNIVGTVDYADYPAEAQSIERIGGYYGISLEKVLALKPDLVIAWKSGNQSEDLAQIERLGIKVYLSNPTTIAGVADELLTFGEFTGNIKQSQQAASAFKHKLNAIVKSQQDKKNITGFYQLWAEPMMTVSKNTWISQLIETCHVSNVFAQSVTDYPQISIENVIVTKPQVIIIPDEKSKTPQPVVNWQKWPEVPAVKNDQFISVNADLLHRFTPRMLDGLADMCDKIDASRKQIKSTQ encoded by the coding sequence ATGTTTAAAGCGTTTTTTATTGGGCTGCTGCTTTTTAGTGTATCGGGCAGTGCATTTGCAGAGCAGACCAAGGATTCTAAAAAGCTGCGAATAATCGCGCTTGCACCACATATAGTCGAAAACCTATTTGCCATAGGGGCGGGCGATAATATTGTGGGCACAGTTGATTACGCCGACTACCCTGCTGAGGCCCAAAGTATTGAGCGCATAGGCGGTTATTACGGTATCTCGCTTGAGAAAGTATTAGCGCTTAAACCCGACTTAGTTATTGCATGGAAAAGCGGAAATCAAAGCGAAGATTTAGCCCAAATAGAGCGCCTTGGCATAAAAGTATATTTAAGTAACCCCACCACAATCGCTGGTGTAGCCGACGAGTTACTTACTTTTGGTGAATTTACAGGGAACATTAAGCAAAGCCAGCAAGCGGCAAGCGCATTTAAACATAAGCTAAACGCGATTGTTAAAAGCCAGCAAGATAAAAAAAATATTACCGGGTTTTATCAGTTATGGGCTGAGCCCATGATGACAGTAAGTAAAAATACATGGATAAGCCAACTGATTGAAACATGCCATGTAAGTAATGTATTTGCACAGAGCGTTACAGATTACCCGCAAATTAGTATCGAAAATGTCATTGTTACTAAGCCACAAGTTATTATTATCCCTGATGAAAAATCAAAAACGCCACAGCCGGTTGTTAATTGGCAAAAGTGGCCAGAAGTGCCAGCAGTTAAAAATGATCAATTTATTAGCGTAAATGCCGATTTATTACATCGTTTTACTCCGCGCATGTTAGATGGACTCGCGGATATGTGTGATAAAATAGACGCATCACGTAAACAGATTAAGAGTACACAATGA
- the cobO gene encoding cob(I)yrinic acid a,c-diamide adenosyltransferase, with protein sequence MTEQNNDKHKQRQQKVKEQVDARVAAAQDVKGIFQVITGNGKGKSTSGFGVVARCVGHGKKAAVCQYIKGTWECGERNLLQGAGVEFVVMNTGFTWDTQNKEADTAAAQATWQESKRMLADSSIDLVLLDELTYMVTYGYVDLDEVVTALNNRPSMQSVIITGRAAHRTLTDLADTVSEVRNVKHAFDSGIKALEGFDY encoded by the coding sequence ATGACTGAACAAAACAACGATAAGCACAAGCAGCGCCAACAAAAAGTAAAAGAACAAGTGGATGCGCGCGTTGCTGCAGCACAAGATGTAAAAGGTATTTTTCAGGTAATTACCGGCAATGGTAAAGGTAAATCAACCTCGGGTTTTGGCGTTGTAGCACGCTGCGTAGGGCATGGTAAAAAAGCAGCCGTTTGCCAATATATTAAAGGTACATGGGAATGTGGCGAGCGTAATTTATTACAAGGTGCAGGCGTTGAGTTTGTTGTAATGAACACCGGTTTTACCTGGGATACGCAAAATAAAGAAGCCGATACTGCAGCCGCCCAAGCAACATGGCAAGAGTCAAAACGCATGCTTGCAGATAGCAGTATTGATTTAGTATTACTCGATGAGCTTACGTATATGGTGACCTACGGCTACGTTGATTTAGATGAAGTAGTAACAGCGCTTAATAATCGCCCATCCATGCAGTCGGTTATTATTACAGGGCGTGCAGCGCACCGCACTTTAACCGACCTTGCTGACACTGTAAGCGAAGTGCGTAATGTAAAACACGCATTCGACTCAGGCATAAAAGCGCTCGAAGGGTTTGATTACTAA